CTCAACAACATTTCTATTAAGTAATTAATATTAATCATGGATTCAATTTCAGTTTCTTGCATACGGAAAAAGCTCAACGAAAGCTTAATGTTTTTGGAATGAAGTAATGTAAATCATGAGTGTTCTTTGACATCATAGTCTTCCTTATTTTGGAGTCAGATATAAACCTCTAACCCTaattttcttattataaaataaGGTGATGATTCATTTTGATCTTTTATAATTTCCTAATAGCTCAATTCAGTtcatgataaaaataaaactcaaattaaaatttgacattttcATATTTAGAACCAATTGGCTCTTTTATTATAATGAACTAAAGACTAATTTATCCTGAATGTTAAATATCAGAcactaattataatttatttttgtgagACTAAATACtataattcaataaaaaattgcataaatatTTGATAGAGTTGGCGCAGGTTCTAATCCATAAATATCTTATAGTGAGTTTAATCCTgatcattaaatataaaaagtataaattaaaaagataCCAATTAGAAgtatttaagaaattaaaattatcaTCACAAATTGATTATCTATGTAATTACATGGGGAGCAATATATAGTTTagctattttttattgtaaaaagaagataaagaaatAAAGTAAATATGACTACTActacacaaaagaaaaactagtgGTGATGGCTTGAAGGATTTTGTGGCTAGAGTAAGAGGTTTGAACGAAATAATATGCGGTATGTTAATGCTATCACATAAAATGACAAAACAAGCTTTATGTGCGGTGTAATGTTGGCCATGCATGGTTGAGCCACACAAAGTGATGTGATGAATATTATTATTGGaagatattttaaatgtaacttcatttttatttagGTTCATGAATTTGttctttcatttttcaaattttatttgtgGATAATTATCCCATACGAAATATACTATTGGTGTGTTTACGTAAAGCGGACGAGAATATTTCGCCGTGAAGGAATGAAGATTCTATTGTAATTTTGTGGGAAAAAAGTATACTACTTTAGGAGTAGCTCTCTAGCTTTAGTAAGGGAATAAGGGAAACTATATACTATaacgaacaaatttttttagatttgttggaactcttttttttttttttttttactaaaaaagaTGTTAAACTCTTACGATATAGTGGTATCATAATTTAAATCCAGTCTAAAAAGGTATATTTAggttctgtttggtaaaattaacctATAacctagctgatagctgaaaagctaactgattgaaattaaagtctttggtaaaattagttttttaaatgacatttaTATGTAGcggatagttttttattttataaaaaataataaaattaaattaaaggttaaaaatgaaaaaaattgtaaaaagctataagctataaacttaaacgctacttgaaatagcatctcaaaaaaagctataagctcgctttttaccaaacacttttatttttttcaaacaagcttataaactagtccaataagctataagttagcatATTGGATTTACCAAACACGCCCTTAGTGACGGGGGCATGTTTCATTTGGTAACTATTAGACACTATTAAAAGCGTTGTtgaactctattttttttttttttttttttttttttgcatttatataaGATTAACTACtaccaaaccaaaaaaaataagattaactACTAGATTATtacataaaaaatttgtatcaaaaaataaaagaatgatgGAAAAACTACAAGTACAGACATTCTACTTTTAATTTTCTCATAACACatttagtaataaaaaaaaatattactccgTTAGATAAGCCACAGTCAGTGGGTCATTCATTAGTTAGTGACTTAATGTGTGAGGAAGACATCCAACTACAATTTCATGAGCTATGAAAAATGTCTTGAATTTCATTGGGTAagatacatttatatattttttttatgtaggtCGTTCTTATtcgtcaaaataaaataaaaatagaggcCTTCTCTAATTATTTATGATCCTAAAATGCTTAAGATAGTAAATTAAGTCTTTTCTAGCGTGTGAGACGGAAGACCTTCTTCTAATTATAATCAAAGTGTTAAAATTGTCTCCAAGTACTCTTTCTCTATTTTGTGGTTCGGTTTTGATACCGGTGGTTCGTAGCTGAGTTAGCGTCTTATTCGACTCATAGCCTTAGGGTTAGGGTTGAGTCTTGCATCAGTCTGAAAGGTAATGTCACAAAATAATGAAGATTAGAAACGGTGATCCATATCCACCAAACCCCCAATGCTGCCTAATTAGAGTTTTTCATCCTTGGTAATAAATAGCAACGCTTTTTGAGCTGTTGCAACAACATCATAAGCAAACATAACTAGAAGAAAAGTTCACATGTGTTAGCATTTATAACGGATTCAACAAACCAAGTTATTCTTAATTGTTGTTAAGAGTGGGAGGGGCCAAGCCTAGAATTTGAAATTAAGTTTgatgtatatactatatatttaaaattacagTCAAAATTGTGATTATGGATGgtaaaaaaactcaaacccgagagacctATCCGAACTCAAATCCAAGTCAACGGACGAAATCCGAtttgactgagtttgggtttgggttcgggtgacacccgataatatgggtgtgagtttggtatcagtcaaacccacacccgaaactcatacacccacccgaaatattttataattacctaattaccctcatagtctccctcaatttccttggaagaccttaattttagttgtaatttaattttttgaaagtctatgttgtaatttcttgaaagtctatgtttgaattttctcggaagaccttaattttagttgtaatttaattcaaagtctatgttggaatttaatttcttaaattttcaaatgtgatgcgggtttgggtttgagtggaaaaacccgaacccaatgggtgtgggcgtgggtgttgttttgccaccaaAACAACCTTTGgatttgggtgatgatttcgggtgtgggtttggtaagtgtcaaacccgcacccatggacGCTGGTTGCCATCCCTAATTGTGATTGTGAGGACAACTatcattaaataaattatttgataaaaaattgtataaaaaacTATACActgaatataatttatttattttttggttaagtagcTTTGCTAAAAATTCTTCTCAATATAGTGAACATTTCTTTTAACCGAAATTTCAGGAGTTTAGTCTATTATGTTATTTaccttcttttttatttacacAATGTTATACTTAACTTAACCCATATTAATCTGTAGTTATTTCTAGTTAACgatgaaattaaattcaatgattgagatcattttttttatgtcatgtTTGACATCGTTGGACAATTGCAAATCGCAATTAAAATTGTCCAGTTTACCTTCTTCCAGatccaaacaaatttcaaaatgattttttttctcttgttaagcaattttaaaattttattattacagTTGTTATTATTTAATAAGTGGTGACTAGCATGGTGGTGTACTGTCTAATCATTAGTTGTCTTAATCATATTatagtaatttatttatatatatggtgccaaaataaaacaaatgatAGGTCAAGGTTCTTATAATTGTGTTGTGGATAAGATTAATTGTCTTATTACTGTCATAATAGgctaagaagaaaaacaaaggaaatataaaatttgattatgCTTAAATTAATTTTCGTCCTCCTATTTTGTCAAATGCACATATTATATCAACCTCATCAAAGATcgtaaaattaaatatgatattCATATTGTGATGATCCAATACATAAAGGAGTTTCTCTCAAAATAATGTTTCTCTGTCACacatttaaagaaaaaaattcccGCGTGGTGTTTCTTCCCTAAATTCGAAGGCTCGTCAAATGCCGATCTTtctatttatgtttttctttcgaAAGGTGTTTATGATCCTTTTAGGAGCGACACAatagaaatatttttctttaaaaaatagtttattttttatagcttttcctttttcttgtctttcttacctttttaaccaaaaaaattccAACAATCTATTAAAGAGACCAACCACGATAATAATGTACATACTTTCATTGTGAAAACCTCACCGACTTAAAAATGTCTTTGCGTGTACACCATCCTGCTTTGACGAAAAGCGACTTCACACCACCACATTGCACCTGCTCGACAAATAATACCTTAAATTCAAAGATtgctagatttttttttttaaatattttttttatctctcttTAAAAACATTAATGAGAGATTCGaattccaaaatataaaaataataattttcctTCGCTGTCGTGAATTTTCCATTGAAAATATGTCTCTTAGATTGTTAAATGGCCTAACTCTACTAAGAAATGCTTTTTGAcaatatgtctttttttttttcttttttttttcaagtaggtattaaaaaaatatagtaaattaAACAGAAATAGACAAAGAAATGGTGGGTTTTATCGTTTCTATAATTTCTTGTTAAATGGTGACATCGGAGCTCCTTTCTTCATAGTTAGAAATGTCatctttaaggtggataagCGGGATGATCGGGATTCGAATCTCACCCTCTGCATATAATGCAACGTACTACAAATTGAACTAAGCTCACGGTCACGGGACAATATgcctttttaattttattaaagattTGTCTAATAtgtgtaatatttttaaatcaactaaaattaattttttactaaaaaacaacaattatctATTAAAAATTAGGTCAAaatttatatgcatttctttataTGCAGTTTTTCCTATTCCTTTCACAAAAagatagttatttatatttttttaattaaaaaagaaaaagaaatttgtttttaaataaaaataattgtccTTGTGTATCTGGCACAGTAAAAACTGTATATATAGAACTATACATAAATTTGAtcctaaaaattatatatttaatatatctgTCCTGGTGGATGGCACTCAGGTGGAGGTTAAGATTGTGGAGGAATGGGGGTTTGCTTAGGGAGAGGATACATGTCTTGTTGAAGAGGAAAGCGAGACGGATACGCAACATTCCGAGAATGGCGACGAGCTTGCTGATCCAGAAGCTTGCCGCAATATTGATCTTTTGGTTGAAAGATTTACGGAGGGGCTGGAGAAGGATGTATGTGATGTTTTTCCTGATCAGGGTGTTGATGTTTTGATAGGAAAGTCAGAGGAAAATCAGGTGGGAGAGAAAGTGGCCGAGGAGGAGGAAGCTCGAGTGGTGATGAATTTTAACCCAATTAGTGCGAATGTGGAGTCTGTTTCTAGAAAGGGTCATTTAGGAGAGCCTGAAGATCAAGCTTTATGGAATAATGTTTCTACTCAAAAGGTGGAGCATCAGAAGAGTAATAGTTCTTCTAAAGAGGATAATGTTCCCGGACGAGCGGTTGGTATTATGTCTCGTTGCAAGCGTACTAATTCTTGTCCTCCAAAGGCGAGTCGCTCTATCTTATCTGGACCGTGGAGTTTGGAATGGCTACATGATCACAATCATGGGGATGCCGGGGTGATTTTCTCCGCTTGTAAGAGAATGAGGACGGGGGTCCACCCTGGAGGAAGGCAGCGGAAGGGTAGACCAAGTGATCCTAGGAAATGTAAAGAAGGAGGGCCGCTTCGTCATCCGTTACATAGTATCAAAAAGGTAGCTAGGATGCCAAGTAATGATCGTAGGGATGTTCTAAAAGTCTTAAAAAAGAGTGTGCGGCGTCGACGAGGTGGAGACGAGGTCAATCGCTTGTGTTCAGTGAGACGTCGAGTTTCTTCAGTTGAGTCTTCTTCATCGGCATCCGTTAATAATGATTGGCAGAATTGGGTGGCAATGCAAGGAACCGAACAGATGGCGGTGGATGACGTTTGGGGGATTGGAAAGGCCATCGGGGTTAAGTTCAAGGGAGATAATGTGAACATGTTCCGTGTTTTATCTAGGGTGGGTAAAGGCAAGAAGGAGAGCTCTAGTTCGCAGCAGGGGGGAGGAGCACGTTACGAGTCGGTGTGCTAGGTCTGGGTAGTCGTTGTCGTGAGGGGGAGCGTGTCTTTATGAAGATTATTTCGTGGAATATTAGAGGCTCGAGTGAGTTTGAGAAGAGGAAGGAGGTGCATAAGTTGGTAGGGGACTCGAAACCTTTCATTCTTTGCCTACAGGAGACTAAGTTGCAGTCCTGTGATGTTTTCCTGTGTTCGACTCTCTGGGGTAGTTTACCTCATGCTTTTTCTTTTCGCCCTTCGGTCGGGGCATCAGGGGGTCTACTAACGTTATGGGATACTTCTGAGGTGGAGGTATGGTCGACTGAGAGTCGTGAACACGTTTTGTGGTGTAGGGGTCGTTTTGTTAAGTCTGGTGAAGAGTTTTTACTGGCGAATGTTTACGCGCCGTGTGATGATGGGGCTAAGCAAGTTTTGTGGGCTTCTTTATCGACGCAGATTCAAGCGTCAGGAAGGGAGAGGGTGTGTGTCTGTGGGGATTTTAATACTGTTAGACACGTTGATGAGCGACGCTCTGTTAGGGGAAGTCAGCGTAGTGTGGATCACATTCCTTTTAATCGTTTTATTGAGGATAACAACTTAATTGATCTTCCTCTGGTCTCCCGCAAGTTTACGTGGTACCGAGGGGATGATTTCTCGATGAGCCGCCTGGATAGGTTTTTGCTCTCTGAGGAGTGGTGTTTGACTTGGCCCAATTGTAAGCAGGTGGCTAAACTGCGAGGGTTGTCTGATCATTGCCCTTTAGTCTTCTCAGCAAATGAGGAAGATTGAGGACCGCGTCCTTCAAGGATGCTTAAGTGTTGGAGGGATGTTCCCGGCTACAAATTGTTTGTGAAAGATAAGTGGAATTCGTTTCAAGTAAATGGCTGGGGTGGATACGTTCTTAAGGAAAAGCTTAAAATGATCAAGGCGGCTTTGAAAGATTGGCATATTGCTCATGTCCAGAATTTACCTAGCAGAATTGAGTCTTTGAAAGACCGGCTGTCGGTTCTAGATCAAAAGGGGGAACAGGAAGATTTGTCTGGAATTGAGTTAGATGAGCTTCATGGGGTCACAACGGATATCCAATCGTTGTCACGTTTGCATACTAGTATCAGTTGGCAACAGTCTCGATCGAGGTGGCTCAAGGAAGGGGATGCTAACTCTAAGTTCTTTCATTCGGTCTTGGCGGGGCGTCGCCGACGAAAGGCTATCTCTGTGATTCAAGTGGGAGGGGTTACTTTGGAGGGAGTCAGTCCTATTTGACAGGCAGTGTTTTCACATTTTGCGTCCCATTTCAAGTCTCCTGTTGTGGAGAGGCCGGGAGTGGACAATCTTCAGTTCAAAAGGTTGAATCATCTTGAGAGAGGTAGCCTTATCAAACCGTTCACGGAGCTTGAGGTGAAATCCGCTGTGTGGGATTGTGATAGTTTTAAGAGTCCCGGGCCTGACGGGATAAATTTTGGTTTCATTAAGGACTTTTGGACGGAGCTTTGGGGAGACGTTATGCGCTTTATTTAAGATTTTCATCGGAACGGTAAATTGTCTAAAGGTATCAATTCTACTTTCATCGCGTTGATCCCGAAGGTTGATAGTCCTCAACGGTTGAATGATTTTAGGCCAATATCTTTAGTTGGAAGCCTTTATAAAATATCGGCAAAGGTTCTAGCGAACAGGTTGAGGCTTATTATTGGTAGTGTGATCTCTGAGACTCAAACGACATTTGTTAAGGATAGACAGATTTTGGATGGTATTCTAATAGCTAACGAGGTTGTGGATGAGGCTCGAAAATCTAAAAAGGAACTCATGCTTTTCAAGGTGGATTTTGAGAAAGCATATGATTCGGTGGATTTGGGCTATCTGGATAAGGTTATGGAGCGAATGATGTTTCCAACTTTGTGGCGGAAGTGGATCAGAGAATGTGTGGGTACGGCGACAACGTCTGTTCTTGTCAATGGCAGCCCAACTGATGAGTTTTCTATTGAGCGAGGACTTAGACAAGGAGATCCTTTATCTccgttcctttttcttttggctGCTGAGGGTTTGAATGTGTTGATGGAGTCATTGGTAGCGCGTAACTTATTTGAGGGGTATAGAATAGGTGAAACTAATACTATTTCGGTGTCACATCTCCAGTTCGCTGATGATACTTTGCTCCTTGGGGGGAAGAGTTGGGGTAATGTACGGGCATTGCGAGCTGCTCTGGTGTTGTTTGAGACTATGTCTGGTTTGAAGGTTAATTTTAACAAAAGTATGCTGGTGGGGGTGAATATTCCTGACTCTTGGTTAGGCGAAGCTGCGTCTGCTctgtgttgtaaagtgggaaaaaTTCCTTTCATTTATTTGGGGCTTCCTATTGGGGGTGATTCGAGGCGTCTGAGTTTTTGGGAACAAGTGTTGGATCGTTTAAAAACTCGATTATCTGGGTGGAAGAGTCGTTTTCTTTCTGTTGGTGGTCGTTTGGTTTTGCTAAAGTCTGTCTTGACATCTCTACCTGTCTATGCTCTCTCCTTTTTCAAAGCTCCTTCAGGtatcatttcctctattgaatatcttttcattaaatttttttggggtgggGGTGAGGATATTAGGAAAATCGCTTGGATTAATTGGAAAACTATCTGTTTACGTAAGGAGTATGGCGGTTTGGGGGTCAGgcagttgaggga
This genomic interval from Trifolium pratense cultivar HEN17-A07 linkage group LG6, ARS_RC_1.1, whole genome shotgun sequence contains the following:
- the LOC123892243 gene encoding exodeoxyribonuclease-like; translated protein: MKIISWNIRGSSEFEKRKEVHKLVGDSKPFILCLQETKLQSCDVFLCSTLWGSLPHAFSFRPSVGASGGLLTLWDTSEVEVWSTESREHVLWCRGRFVKSGEEFLLANVYAPCDDGAKQVLWASLSTQIQASGRERVCVCGDFNTVRHVDERRSVRGSQRSVDHIPFNRFIEDNNLIDLPLVSRKFTWYRGDDFSMSRLDRFLLSEEWCLTWPNCKQVAKLRGLSDHCPLVFSANEED